From one Gracilinanus agilis isolate LMUSP501 chromosome 5, AgileGrace, whole genome shotgun sequence genomic stretch:
- the LOC123249876 gene encoding gastrula zinc finger protein XlCGF7.1-like, which translates to MEKIQNQELASENELSLKPHPCPDCGKHFKRRHELKVHKRVHTRERPFPCPECGKCFRQKSALMTHQLVHSKERPFPCPECGRCFAQKQYVRKHQWVHRNERPFPCPDCGRCFTQKQYLKKHQHLHSGERPFTCSECGRSFSQKQDLKKHQHVHSGERPFPCPECGRQFAQKQDLKRHQRVHSGERPYPCPECGHHFSQKQDLKKHQRVHTGEHPFLCSQCGHHFAQKQGLKKHQRVHQKAQAGKRPFLCPDCGRPFARMYYLNKHQSNIHNSENSFACPGWDQPFSSMASTSISFELIKLGPLDW; encoded by the coding sequence ATGGAGAAGATACAAAACCAGGAGTTAGCTTCTGAGAATGAGCTTTCCTTGAAACCTCACCCTTGCCCTGATTGTGGGAAGCACTTCAAGAGACGCCATGAGCTTAAAGTACACAAGCGTGTCCACACCAGAGAACGACCTTTCCCCTGCCCAGAGTGTGGGAAGTGCTTCCGGCAAAAGTCAGCTTTGATGACCCATCAGTTGGTGCATAGCAAAGAGCGCCCCTTCCCTTGCCCTGAGTGTGGGCGCTGCTTTGCCCAGAAGCAGTACGTGAGGAAGCACCAATGGGTGCATAGAAATGAGCGTCCCTTCCCCTGTCCTGATTGTGGGCGCTGTTTTACCCAGAAGCAATACCTCAAGAAGCACCAGCATTTGCACAGCGGGGAGCGTCCCTTCACCTGTTCAGAGTGTGGACGGTCCTTTTCCCAAAAGCAAGACCTCAAGAAACACCAGCATGTACACAGTGGGGAGCGCCCTTTCCCCTGCCCTGAGTGTGGGCGTCAGTTTGCCCAAAAACAGGATCTGAAAAGGCATCAGCGTGTGCACAGTGGTGAGCGGCCATACCCTTGCCCTGAATGTGGGCATCACTTTTCCCAAAAGCAAGACTTGAAGAAGCACCAGCGTGTGCACACTGGTGAGCACCCCTTCCTCTGCTCTCAGTGTGGGCATCATTTTGCCCAGAAACAGGGCCTGAAGAAGCACCAGCGTGTGCACCAGAAAGCACAGGCTGGCAAACGGCCCTTCCTATGCCCTGATTGTGGGCGTCCCTTCGCCCGGATGTATTACCTAAACAAGCACCAAAGCAACATTCACAACAGTGAGAATTCTTTCGCTTGTCCTGGCTGGGATCAGCCATTCAGCAGCATGGCCAGTACTTCCATCAGCTTTGAGTTGATCAAGCTTGGACCACTGGACTGGTGA